The proteins below are encoded in one region of Mya arenaria isolate MELC-2E11 chromosome 15, ASM2691426v1:
- the LOC128219397 gene encoding orexin receptor type 2-like, translated as MHNARNTSVDFQKVFTQNATKNSKHLVCLSRNSSLENIFECFIPEPEEWVLVAAYVLTFVVGVLGNILVCFAVCRNKEMRTVTNIFMVNLAVADLNVILVLLPSSLLVDVTETWLLGKAMCKISIALGTTCIAVSILTLCAISLERWYAICRPLSFHSNIKRARITIAAIWAVSIGVALPELLASTLIPYRPDTVFRTMCYPALWKRRTVANFQICLMMFFYFLPLCLIACLYTHIAVVLWRKRVPGTSEMRSNFRSAQISKRASTDSDNRVSSRRKAVKMLVVIVVVFAMCFLPNHTLNILRYLEQLKKVPNLRMFALIAHWCTFFNSCINPIIYNFMSDKFRKEFRVALSLCRHCSRVRTPQGSMVRYQMTAAYTRNLTVKLSNNETAITKRNSS; from the exons ATGCATAACGCACGGAATACAAGTGTTGACTTTCAAAAGGTTTTTACGCAAAATGCTACGAAAAATAGTAAACATCTAGTATGCTTAAGCAGAAATTCCAGTTTGGAGAATATCTTCGAATGTTTTATTCCAGAACCCGAAGAATGGGTACTTGTTGCGGCTTATGTTCTAACGTTTGTAGTCGGTGTTCTTGGGAATATTCTCGTCTGTTTTGCTGTTTGTAGAAACAAAGAGATGCGAACAGTTACCAACATATTTATGGTGAACTTGGCTGTGGCTGACCTAAATGTTATACTTGTTTTGTTGCCTTCGTCTCTGTTAGTCGACGTAACAGAAACATGGTTGCTTGGAAAAGCAATGTGTAAAATCAGCATTGCTCTTGGG aCCACTTGTATCGCCGTCTCCATCTTAACTCTGTGTGCGATCTCATTAGAACGATGGTACGCCATATGTCGGCCTCTCAGTTTCCATAGCAACATCAAGAGGGCCCGCATCACCATTGCCGCCATTTGGGCAGTCTCTATTGGCGTTGCCTTGCCTGAGCTCCTAGCTTCGACCTTGATACCATATCGCCCAGACACAGTATTCAG AACAATGTGTTACCCTGCTCTTTGGAAAAGAAGAACGGTGGCGAACTTCCAGATATGTCTGATGATGTTCTTCTATTTCCTGCCGCTTTGTCTCATAGCCTGCCTGTACACGCATATTGCTGTCGTGCTCTGGAGGAAACGTGTTCCGGGGACATCCGAAATGCGTTCGA ATTTCCGCTCAGCGCAAATATCGAAGCGAGCAAGTACAGACAGCGACAATCGGGTGTCTAGTCGAAGAAAGGCTGTTAAGATGTTGGTGGTGATTGTAGTGGTGTTTGCGATGTGCTTCTTGCCTAACCACACACTCAACATTCTAAG GTATTTGGAGCAACTTAAAAAGGTTCCAAACCTGAGGATGTTTGCTCTCATCGCTCACTGGTGTACATTTTTCAACAGCTGCATCAACCCAATTATCTACAACTTCATGAGCG ACAAGTTCCGGAAGGAGTTTCGTGTTGCGCTCTCTCTGTGTCGCCACTGTAGTAGAGTCAGGACTCCGCAGGGATCCATGGTTCGTTACCAAATGACTGCAGCATATACCAGGAACTTAACTGTGAAACTCAGCAACAACGAGACGGCAATAACGAAAAGGAACAGcagttaa